One genomic window of Oncorhynchus clarkii lewisi isolate Uvic-CL-2024 chromosome 5, UVic_Ocla_1.0, whole genome shotgun sequence includes the following:
- the LOC139409483 gene encoding cysteine protease ATG4C, which translates to MENKGTDEVEKLKTKFLSAWHNVKYSWALKSKTYFSRNSPVFLLGKCYHFKADDENSPTESCSTEVCDAPPATGGDDVEAFRRDFASRVWLTYREEFPALPGSSLTSDCGWGCMLRAGQMMLAQALILHFLGRDWTWSEALALQPLDTETWTTSAAKRLVASLEASLQGERPSDPGPMLHAPGAPGRVEEADIHQREVYHRTLVSWLGDSPQAQLGVHRLVELGLVSGKRAGDWYGPAVVAHILRKAVEEATDPGLSGITAYVSQDCTVYSADVIDSHQSCVAGGADALPLTDSRAVIIFIPVRLGGEKTNPEYFSFVKSILSLEYCIGIIGGKPKQACYFVGFQDDSLIYMDPHYCQSFVDVSTNHFPLQSYHCPSPKKMPFSKMDPSCTIGFYSRSVQDYQTISHELSKVLLPSANEKYPAFTFMQGHGRDYNLSAELTPEKREWPFIRDPQRAAATAGDFVLL; encoded by the exons ATGGAGAATAAAGGGACTGATGAGGTGGAGAAATTGAAGACAAAGTTCTTGTCAGCATGGCACAATGTGAAGTACA GTTGGGCTTTGAAGTCAAAAACCTACTTTAGCAGAAATTCCCCAGTGTTCCTCCTGGGGAAATGCTACCATTTTAAGGCTGACG ATGAGAATAGCCCAACAGAGAGCTGCAGCACTGAGGTCTGTGATGCACCCCCCGCCACAGGGGGTGACGACGTGGAGGCCTTCCGGAGGGACTTTGCGTCCCGTGTGTGGTTGACCTACAGAGAGGAGTTCCCTGCCCTGCCAGGCTCCTCCCTAACCTCTGACTGTGGCTGGGGCTGTATGCTGAGGGCGGGACAAATGATGCTGGCTCAGGCCCTCATACTACACTTCCTGGGCAGAG ACTGGACGTGGTCGGAGGCGTTGGCCCTCCAGCCTCTGGACACAGAGACCTGGACCACCAGTGCAGCCAAGCGTCTGGTGGCCAGCCTGGAGGCCTCACTGCAGGGAGAGAGGCCCTCGGACCCAGGACCAATGCTTCATGCTCCAGGGGCCCCTGGAAGAGTTGAGGAGGCTGACATCCACCAGAGGGAGGTCTACCACCgcaccctggtgtcctggcttgGGGACAGCCCTCAGGCACAGCTGGGTGTCCACAGACTGGTGGAGTTAGGCCTGGTGTCTGGGAAACGGGCAGGGGACTGGTATGGCCCTGCCGTGGTGGCACACATCCTGAG AAAAGCTGTAGAGGAGGCAACAGACCCTGGGCTGTCGGGCATAACTGCTTATGTCTCCCAGGACTGTACAG TTTACAGTGCTGATGTCATCGATAGCCACCAGTCGTGTGTGGCTGGGGGAGCAGATGCCCTGCCCCTTACTGACAGCCGGGCGGTCATCATCTTCATCCCAGTCCGACTGGGGGGAGAGAAGACCAACCCAGAGTACTTCAGCTTTGTCAAG agCATATTGAGTCTGGAGTACTGTATTGGTATCATCGGGGGCAAGCCCAAACAGGCCTGCTACTTCGTGGGCTTTCAAG ATGACAGCTTGATTTACATGGACCCTCATTACTGTCAGTCTTTTGTGGATGTCAGCACTAACCATTTCCCTCTTCAG TCGTATCATTGCCCGTCGCCAAAGAAGATGCCTTTCAGTAAGATGGACCCCAGTTGTACCATAGGCTTTTACTCTAGAAGTGTCCAGGACTACCAGACAATCAGCCACGAACTGTCCAAG GTGTTGCTGCCGTCAGCGAATGAGAAATACCCAGCATTCACTTTCATGCAAGGTCACGGAAGAGATTACAACCTTTCGGCGGAGTTGACCCCGGAGAAGAGGGAATGGCCGTTTATCCGTGACCCACAGAGAGCAGCCGCTACCGCTGGAGACTTCGTGCTGCTCTGA